From Simonsiella muelleri ATCC 29453:
CAAGATTAAGTACTGTAGGGGCAAAAAACGCTCATCAAAGTGTATAATTTGATTCGCGTTTCTGCCTAAAATTTGACAATTTTTCCCGCAAAATTTATCAATTAATTATTAATGGTTGTCATTTTGACATTGTTGCATAATTTTATTATAAAATCCGCGTAATATATCAATATCTTCTGTTGTCGTATCAGCACGATTAAACAATGAATGTAATCGGCGAATCATGCGTTCTTGATTGCGATGATGGAAAAAATCCAAATGTTCCATCGCTTTTTCAAGATGTTGCACCATGCCTGAGACTTGGTCGGCAGTAGCAAGATGACGTTCGGGAATCAGATGGCTCATGTCTGCATTCACTTGGCTAAACAATTCATAGCAAACCACTTGGACAGCCTGCGCTAAATTCAACGAAAAATAATTTGGATTACCCGCAATCGTCATCAAGCGGTTACAGTGCTGCACTTCATCAATACTTAAACCAAATGTCTCATTCCCAAACACCAGCGCAACTTGTTGTCCAGCTTGGGCGGCGGCGAGCAAATTCGGTGTCAGTTCGCGTGGCGTTTGCAAGGGCGCTGTTAATTCACGGCGACGACTGGTAAGGGCGCAACTCAAAGTTGTGCCAACCAAAGCTTCAGGCAGCGTGGCAACAATTTTGGCGCGTTCCAAAATATCAACCGCCCCCGATGCCAAAATAAAACTCTCTTCAGGCAGCCTGAAAGTATCCGCGTGTTCGGCGGAAAATTCGGGGGGTTCTGTGGTCATGGGGGTTGCCATGAGATTGGGCGCAACCAAAACAAGTTGACTCAAACCCATGGTTTTCATGGCACGCGCTGCCGAACCAATATTGGCGGGGTGGCTGGTGCGCGACAAAATAATGCGAATATTGGCTAAGTAATCGGGAACAGCAGGCATGATTTTATCAGCATTGTAATTTGAATAGGCGATTGTATCATTTTGTGTGAAAAATGTTGTGATTCTGTGGTTTTCAGGCTGCCTGAAAGATTTATAGTCGTTTAAAATTAAAAATATATGGCGTTATCCGCTCACTTTATATCAACGTATACGGTAGCTGCCTTGCTCTATTTTTATTTTAGAACCTGTATTCATAGCCAACGTGAAATGGATTTTTGTTCCAGTTGGTACGAATGTCAGGCGAATTTCATGCCAATAGCGTTCCTATTGGCGTGAAATTCAACGCAGCAGGCGTACTAAATGGAGCAAAAAGACATCGCGCTTGGCTGTGAATACGGGTTCTTAAACGACAGGTAAAACAGCCTAACCGTGAGCAATCATGATTCTGACGTACAAACTGAACAATTATTCGCCCAAAACCATCACGGCTTCGGCTTCCACCAACGCACCACGCGGCAAACTCATCACGCCCACCGCTGCACGCGCTGGATAAGGTTGCGCGAAATACTGCGCCATCACTTCATTAAAAGTGGCAAAATGCGATAAATCGGTCAAATACGCATTGATTTTCACGATGTCATTCAGGCTGCCACCTGCGGCTTCGCAAACTGCACGTAAATTTTTGAAAACTTGATGGCTTTGTTCTGCAAAATCGGTTTCAGAAATCAAAGTCATGCTTTCAGGCAGCAAGGGAATTTGTCCACTTAAATAAACCGTGTTACCAGCACGAACCGCTTGACTGTACGCACCGATGGCAGCGGGGGCTTTGTCGGTATGGATAATGGTTTTACTCATGATTTGAACCTTGTTAATGAAGACGGTGTAAAAAACTCAATTATACGCACAAAAATGCTAAAATTTCATTCGCTTCACTATATTTTTATGAGAGTATTGTATGGCAAAATCCGACTATCCCATTACCGCAGCGATTCGTTTTCTTCGCAATCATAATATTGATTTTCAACCATATTTATATGATTATGTAGAACACGGTGGCACAGCGCACTCCGCCGAATGTTTGGGTGTAGATGAACACTCCGTCATCAAAACCATCGTATTACAAAACGATAAAAAACAAGGCTTAATCGTATTAATGCACGGCGATAAACACATTTCTACACGTAATTTGGCGCGTCAACTCAACATGAAACACATAGACCCAGCCGACCCCAATCAAGCGACTCGTTGGACGGGTTTTTTGGTGGGCGGTACAAGTCCATTTGGCACAAAAACCGCACTGCCTGTGTTTGTGGAACGCAGTGTGTGGGATTTGCCAGTGATTTATATTAATGGCGGTAAACGTGGATTTTTGGTGGCGGTGTCGCCCAATGCACTCCATTCATTGAATCCACAAAATGTTGATGTGGCGATAGATTAATTAACAATATTTTTTCAGGCTGCCTAGGGGCTAATGACAATTCAAAAAAAGAGGCAAAGGATTTAAGATATTGTTTCCACGCAACCATCCCAAACCTTTGCCATGTCCCGAAACACGCTTACAAATGAAACATGGTCAAGACTGTTGCCTATTTTGAAACAGCTTGGCATTTATCGCAAGAAAAATTTACGCAAAACAGTAGAAGGTATCCTATTTCGCTTACGTACAGGCTGCCAATGGGCTGATATACCTAGTTATTTTGGTAAAGCAAACAGCCTTTACCAAAGTTTCAATCGCTGGTCTAAACGCGGTATTTTTACCCGATTATTCAAACATTTGGTAGATACACCCGATATGGAATGGGTCTTTATGGACGGTAGCCATATCCGCGTTCATCAACACGGTATGGGTAAACAATCCATTACGCATCAAGCTGTTGGTAAGAGTATCGGTGGTCATACGTCTAAAATTCATTTAGCGGTTGATGCTTGTGGTAATCCAATTGAATTTATCATTACAGCTGGTAATGTAAATGATATTGTTGTTGCGCCTGATTTATTGGCACAATTGGATTTAAGTGATAATGAAACCGTGTGTGCTGATAGGGGTTTTGACAGTGATACTTTTCGTCGGTTAATTCAGTCTAAACAAAGTAAAGCCAATATTCCATATAAGAAAAATAGAGAACATCTTAATGTGGGCACAGATTGGTATTTATATAAAATCAGGCACTTGGTAGAAAACGCTTTTGCGCGATTAAAGCATTTTCGTGCGCTGGCAACACGGTACGATAAATTAAAACGTAATTATGAAAGTACTGTATCATTAGCTTGTGCTTTGATTTGGTTGAAATTATAGCTAAAATGTCATTAGCCCCTAAAAATAGAAAGAATAACATATGAACAAACAAACACCGATTTCTCGCATTGATGAAAAAGCACGGAATTATTTATTGATTATGTACGCATTAAATGGTGCATATTTTTTCACAATTTTCATCACACCGATTGTGGCGGTGATTTTGGCGTATGTGAAACAAAGTGAGTGGGAAGACAGTGTGTACCGCGACCACGTGGCATACATTATTCGTACATTCTGGGTATCGTTGTTGGTGTTTGTGATAAGTATCCCATTGATTTTATTATTCGGTTTAGGGCTTGTAACGCTGACATTAATAGGAGTATGGTTTGCGTATCGCAGCGCGTTCGGGGCGTGGCGCATTTGGCAATATCAGGGAGTGAATCCCAAATTGTGGCTGGAATTGCCTTGATTTTTGGTAAATAAATTTTAAGGCTGCCTGAAATCAATATCAAGGCAGCCTGAGGATGATTATTCAAATGATTTATTCTGCTTCATTAGCATTTTGTTGATTCAAATTGGATAGTTCTTTTAACAAATTTTCCAACTGCTGCAATTTTTTGCCAGAAAAATCGTTTTCTAATTGTTGGGTTTGTTCGTCCATCAATAAGGAAATGCGTTCAAATAATTGAAGACCGTTTTCTGTTAATTTCAAAAATACGCGACGTTGGTCACTGGCGGGTTTCAAACGCATCACCAACTCTAATTTTTCTAAACGCGTCAAAATGCCTGTTAAACTTGGACGCAAAATAGATGTCTGTTGCGATAATTCTTGAAAATCCAGTGTGCCATGTTGCGACAACAAACGAATAATACGCCACTGTTGCTCGGTAATGCCAGCTTGATTCAGCACAGGACGATAATATGACACCACTGCATCACGCGCTTGCACCAACAAAATATTCAATGTTAATTGTTGTTGTGTTGCTTCAGTCATTTGATTCTCCAATTTAGATAGAAGATAGGACGTTTTATCCTATTTATATTGATAGCGTATTTTCAAATATTTTAGTCTTTTCATGCGTAGCTGTCAGTAGTTTAAAGAAGTTTTAATTATTTTTAACATTAATATTGATAAATATCAAAAAATTTTCAGGCAGCCTTTTCATCACAAAATAGAAAGCTGCCTGAAAAAAATCAACCACGTGTCCAAGTTGTGCCGTCTGCGCTGTCTTTTACTTGGATTTTGTGTTCGGCAAGAATGTCGCGGATTCGGTCAGATTCTGCCCAATTTTTGGTTTCACGAGCAATTTTTCGTTGAGAAATCAACTTATTGATTTCATCAGCGGATAAGCCGTCTACGTTGTTGCCACCTTGCAAGAATTGTTCGGGGTTGTCTTGCAATAAACCCAACACGCCACCCAAAGTTTTTAGGCAGCCTGAAAGTTCTGCGCTGTCATTTTTATTGGCTTCATTGGCGATTTCAAACAACACGGAAACGGCTTCGGCTGTGCCAAAATCGTCGTTCATGGCATTGAAAAATTTGTGTGTGTAGTCATTGTTGTTGCCATTTGAATCTAATTTAAATTCAATCGGTTTTACATTATTCAAGGTATTATACAAACGCGTCAACGAATTTTTGGCATCGTCCAAATGCGCATCTGAATAATTCAATGGACTGCGATAATGGGCGCGAAGAATGAAAAAACGCACTACTTCAGGTTGATATTTTTTCAACACATCACGAATGGTGAAAAAATTGCCCAGCGATTTAGACATTTTTTCGTTGTCCACACGAATAAATCCGTTGTGTAACCAATATTTTACATGGCTGTCAATTTTTTTCAGGCTGCCTGAAACAGGTTTATTGTGCCCACACAAACCGCCATTGGCACCACAACTTTGGGCGATTTCGTTTTCGTGATGCGGAAATTGTAAATCCGCGCCACCACCGTGAATATCAAAGGTTTGCCCGAATAATTCGCCGCCCATTGCCGAACATTCAATGTGCCAACCAGGACGACCGTTCCCCAAGGGCTTGCCCAAGAGGGTTCTTCGGGTTTGGCGGCTTTCCACAATACGAAGTCCAATGGGTCGCGTTTGAAACCGTCTACTTCCACGCGTTCACCTGCGCGTAAATCATCTAGTGATTTGCCTGAAAGTTGTCCGTAGGCATCAAATTCGCGCACAGCATAATAAACATCACCATTTTCAGCAGGATAAGCCTTGCCATTTTCAATTAATTTTTCAATCATTTGAATCATTTGGGCAATGTGTTCAGTGGCTTTGGGTTCAATGTCTGGGCGCAACACGCCAAGAGCTTGACTATCTTCGTTCATCGCTTGAATAAAGCGTTCAGTAAGTTGCTGAATCGTCTCACCATTTTGATTAGCACGAGCGATGATTTTGTCGTCAATATCGGTAATGTTGCGAACGTAAGTTAATGGATAGCCATGTTGGCGCAACCAACGCGCAATCATGTCAAATACCACCAAAACACGCGCATGCCCTAAATGGCAGTAATCGTACACTGTCATGCCACAAACGTACATGCGTACATTTTTCGGGTCAATCGGTTCAAATCTTTCTTTTTGGCGCGTGAGTGTGTTATACAAATATAACATTTCTAT
This genomic window contains:
- a CDS encoding RNA methyltransferase; the protein is MPAVPDYLANIRIILSRTSHPANIGSAARAMKTMGLSQLVLVAPNLMATPMTTEPPEFSAEHADTFRLPEESFILASGAVDILERAKIVATLPEALVGTTLSCALTSRRRELTAPLQTPRELTPNLLAAAQAGQQVALVFGNETFGLSIDEVQHCNRLMTIAGNPNYFSLNLAQAVQVVCYELFSQVNADMSHLIPERHLATADQVSGMVQHLEKAMEHLDFFHHRNQERMIRRLHSLFNRADTTTEDIDILRGFYNKIMQQCQNDNH
- a CDS encoding RidA family protein, yielding MSKTIIHTDKAPAAIGAYSQAVRAGNTVYLSGQIPLLPESMTLISETDFAEQSHQVFKNLRAVCEAAGGSLNDIVKINAYLTDLSHFATFNEVMAQYFAQPYPARAAVGVMSLPRGALVEAEAVMVLGE
- a CDS encoding aminoacyl-tRNA deacylase, which produces MAKSDYPITAAIRFLRNHNIDFQPYLYDYVEHGGTAHSAECLGVDEHSVIKTIVLQNDKKQGLIVLMHGDKHISTRNLARQLNMKHIDPADPNQATRWTGFLVGGTSPFGTKTALPVFVERSVWDLPVIYINGGKRGFLVAVSPNALHSLNPQNVDVAID
- a CDS encoding IS5 family transposase; the encoded protein is MSRNTLTNETWSRLLPILKQLGIYRKKNLRKTVEGILFRLRTGCQWADIPSYFGKANSLYQSFNRWSKRGIFTRLFKHLVDTPDMEWVFMDGSHIRVHQHGMGKQSITHQAVGKSIGGHTSKIHLAVDACGNPIEFIITAGNVNDIVVAPDLLAQLDLSDNETVCADRGFDSDTFRRLIQSKQSKANIPYKKNREHLNVGTDWYLYKIRHLVENAFARLKHFRALATRYDKLKRNYESTVSLACALIWLKL
- a CDS encoding DUF4870 family protein — protein: MNKQTPISRIDEKARNYLLIMYALNGAYFFTIFITPIVAVILAYVKQSEWEDSVYRDHVAYIIRTFWVSLLVFVISIPLILLFGLGLVTLTLIGVWFAYRSAFGAWRIWQYQGVNPKLWLELP
- the hpaR gene encoding homoprotocatechuate degradation operon regulator HpaR, whose translation is MTEATQQQLTLNILLVQARDAVVSYYRPVLNQAGITEQQWRIIRLLSQHGTLDFQELSQQTSILRPSLTGILTRLEKLELVMRLKPASDQRRVFLKLTENGLQLFERISLLMDEQTQQLENDFSGKKLQQLENLLKELSNLNQQNANEAE